A window of Deinococcus aquaedulcis contains these coding sequences:
- a CDS encoding DUF4180 domain-containing protein gives MTSEVRQVQAVAELGVTLRGAADISALIGAAYALGGVLLRETDLSPEFLNLRTGLLGELFQKCVNHRLALAFVLPDFTAHGERFAELAYEHARHPAIRFVHTDAEAWAWLGEQVG, from the coding sequence ATGACGTCCGAGGTGAGGCAGGTGCAGGCGGTGGCCGAACTGGGCGTGACCCTGCGGGGCGCGGCGGATATTTCGGCACTGATCGGCGCGGCCTACGCGCTAGGCGGCGTGCTGCTGCGCGAGACCGACCTTTCGCCCGAATTCCTGAACCTGCGCACCGGCCTGCTGGGCGAGCTGTTCCAGAAGTGCGTGAACCACCGTCTGGCCCTGGCCTTCGTGCTCCCCGACTTCACGGCCCACGGCGAACGCTTTGCCGAACTGGCCTACGAACACGCCCGCCATCCGGCCATCCGTTTTGTGCACACCGATGCCGAAGCCTGGGCGTGGCTGGGTGAGCAGGTGGGCTGA
- a CDS encoding DinB family protein, with protein sequence MTDPDRNVRSQLAFARLLPKLFRGGQAFVGVEASLSGLSDEQAAARPQGLPHSVAELVAHVNWWNRWMLDIIEMGQAQPYPKTAADTWPSVSAAEWPRVKNEFYELLARIDPHAARPDLANPVNHEETIGELLADMALHTAHHFGQIVTVRQALGAWPPPGGGDTW encoded by the coding sequence ATGACTGACCCTGACCGCAACGTCCGTTCCCAACTCGCCTTCGCGCGCCTGCTGCCCAAGCTGTTCCGGGGTGGGCAGGCGTTCGTGGGGGTCGAGGCGTCCTTGAGCGGCCTCTCGGACGAGCAGGCGGCGGCCCGGCCCCAGGGACTGCCGCACTCGGTGGCCGAGCTGGTGGCGCATGTGAACTGGTGGAACCGCTGGATGCTGGACATCATCGAGATGGGGCAGGCCCAGCCCTACCCAAAGACGGCGGCCGACACGTGGCCCAGCGTGAGCGCCGCCGAGTGGCCCCGGGTGAAGAACGAGTTCTACGAGCTGCTGGCGCGCATTGACCCGCATGCCGCGCGGCCAGACCTCGCCAACCCGGTCAACCACGAGGAAACCATTGGCGAGTTGCTGGCCGACATGGCCCTGCACACCGCGCACCACTTCGGGCAGATCGTGACGGTCCGCCAGGCGCTGGGGGCGTGGCCGCCTCCCGGGGGCGGCGATACGTGGTAG
- a CDS encoding aminotransferase family protein codes for MSNVFYRSRKSYPVAVRAEGVFIEDAQGRRYLDGSSGALVANIGHGRSEVAQAMAAQAGQLAFVHGSQFSSDVLETYAARLADFLTLPNYRFWAVSGGSEANESAIKLARQYHVERGETGRYKIVTRVPSYHGASLGALAASGMGARREVYAPLMREEAWPKLPKPDPALSGEEDAERLRAVLEAAGPETVAAFICEPVVGASDAALAPNPGYHARIAKICQEYGVLFIADEVMSGMGRCGEPLAVRLGGDVTPDLVVLGKGLAAGYAPLAGLMASPAVYDTVMNGSGAFKHGFTYAGHPVSVAAGLSVLDIVEREGLPQAAQARGKQLLAGLETLRGRHPQVLSVRGQGLLLGMVLGDPATGEAYAQPGLAERVAAAAREEGLLTYPGSGAVDGTRGDHLLLGPPLSITPDEAELLLGALDRALVRVGQHIPV; via the coding sequence ATGTCCAACGTGTTTTACCGATCCCGCAAGTCTTACCCCGTCGCCGTGCGTGCCGAGGGGGTGTTCATTGAGGATGCCCAGGGCCGGCGGTATCTGGACGGGTCGTCCGGGGCGCTGGTGGCGAATATTGGGCATGGGCGCAGCGAGGTGGCGCAGGCGATGGCGGCGCAGGCTGGGCAGCTGGCCTTTGTGCATGGCTCGCAGTTTTCCAGCGACGTGCTGGAGACGTACGCCGCGCGACTGGCCGACTTCCTGACCCTGCCCAACTACCGCTTCTGGGCGGTGTCGGGTGGCTCGGAGGCGAACGAGAGCGCGATCAAGCTGGCGCGGCAGTACCACGTGGAACGGGGGGAAACGGGGCGCTACAAGATCGTAACCCGAGTGCCCAGCTACCACGGCGCCTCGCTGGGCGCGCTGGCGGCCTCGGGGATGGGGGCCCGGCGCGAGGTCTACGCGCCCCTGATGCGGGAAGAGGCGTGGCCCAAGCTGCCCAAACCGGACCCCGCCCTCAGCGGCGAAGAGGATGCCGAGCGTCTGCGCGCCGTGCTGGAGGCGGCGGGCCCGGAGACGGTGGCGGCGTTCATCTGTGAGCCCGTGGTGGGGGCGTCCGACGCGGCGCTGGCGCCCAATCCCGGCTACCACGCCCGCATCGCCAAGATCTGCCAGGAGTACGGTGTGCTGTTCATTGCCGACGAGGTCATGAGCGGCATGGGCCGCTGCGGCGAGCCGCTGGCCGTGCGCCTGGGCGGCGACGTCACGCCGGACCTCGTGGTGCTGGGCAAGGGACTGGCGGCCGGCTACGCCCCCCTGGCCGGCCTGATGGCCAGCCCCGCCGTGTACGACACCGTAATGAACGGCAGCGGCGCCTTCAAACATGGCTTTACCTACGCCGGGCACCCGGTCAGCGTGGCTGCCGGCCTGAGCGTGCTGGACATCGTGGAGCGTGAAGGGCTGCCCCAGGCCGCCCAGGCGCGGGGCAAGCAACTGCTGGCTGGGCTGGAAACGCTGCGCGGGCGGCACCCGCAAGTACTGTCCGTGCGGGGCCAGGGCCTGCTGCTGGGCATGGTCCTGGGTGACCCGGCCACCGGTGAAGCCTATGCCCAGCCGGGGCTGGCCGAGCGCGTGGCCGCCGCCGCCCGCGAGGAAGGGCTGCTGACCTACCCGGGCTCGGGGGCGGTGGACGGCACCCGGGGCGATCACCTGCTGCTGGGCCCCCCCCTGAGCATCACCCCCGACGAGGCCGAGCTGCTGCTGGGCGCTCTGGACCGGGCCCTAGTCCGGGTGGGTCAGCACATCCCCGTTTAA
- a CDS encoding Crp/Fnr family transcriptional regulator: MLPGAFGALPADAQAQVMAAGRVGRWSRAELLYHPEDPAETLYLLLRGAARLYRLGTGAREVTLDVHGPGSLLGVLALVGGAGYGMYAEAMDDTEALLLGKEALTRLTGAQPAVGVALTEQITRQTRGVQERLSGLVFLEVSQRLAVALLNLADREGPWPEGGALALRDRVSHQDLAHVVGSTRETITKLLGDFRARGLLDLGYRRIILTDREGLQRVTREPLR; the protein is encoded by the coding sequence ATGTTGCCCGGTGCGTTCGGTGCCCTGCCCGCAGATGCTCAGGCGCAGGTGATGGCGGCGGGCCGCGTGGGCCGCTGGAGCCGCGCAGAGTTGCTGTATCACCCCGAAGACCCGGCCGAGACCCTGTATCTGCTGCTGCGCGGCGCCGCGCGCCTGTACCGCCTGGGCACCGGCGCGCGTGAGGTCACCCTGGACGTGCATGGCCCGGGCTCGCTGCTGGGCGTGCTGGCCCTGGTGGGCGGCGCCGGCTACGGCATGTATGCCGAAGCCATGGACGACACCGAGGCCCTGCTGCTGGGCAAGGAGGCGCTGACCCGCCTGACGGGCGCGCAGCCCGCCGTGGGTGTCGCCCTGACTGAGCAGATCACCCGGCAGACGCGCGGGGTGCAGGAGCGCCTGTCGGGGCTGGTGTTTTTGGAGGTGTCGCAGCGGCTGGCCGTGGCCTTGCTGAACCTCGCTGACCGAGAAGGCCCCTGGCCTGAGGGCGGCGCGCTGGCCCTGCGTGACCGGGTGTCGCACCAGGATCTGGCGCATGTGGTGGGCAGCACCCGCGAGACCATCACGAAGCTGCTGGGTGATTTCCGCGCCCGGGGCCTGCTGGACCTGGGATACCGCCGCATCATCCTGACCGATCGCGAGGGCCTGCAGCGGGTGACGCGCGAGCCGCTGCGGTAA
- the bshC gene encoding bacillithiol biosynthesis cysteine-adding enzyme BshC, which translates to MAKSAAAEFRQGGMTGYFRLAHGATAQALAEARPDLDRVALAQALHDYHRDLGTLDGHTEAALAQLAHPASRVVVTGQQAGALTGPAYAVHKGADAALLARQLHTDQRPVVAVYWVASQDHDAAEVASTTLLDRAETLHRLTLDVPAGVPVGRVPWRPEWTAQVHALLDAFDGPAEHVAAVRRRIDAALAGGGSYADVFARLLHGLLAPAGLLVLDPLYPALARLMAPALARELRDPLASSAAIEAAAAQLERDGFTPQLRRPPGATNLFVEEDDGQRHLLRVDGPRLFTETRSYTREDLLALLDADPSRLTPAAGLRPVVQDTLLPTLAFVVGPGEIAYGAQLQGVYPLHGLQQPLLWPRLSVTWLEPPVARLLRRLEAGAAQVQADPEGVLGRALARERGAAAAAQGRLEALNTELQALSTELGALDPTLAGAAERTRTRTLARVTHLQRLATRALARAEDERSGQLTRLKRHLLPGGVPQERELNFLTFLLKHGETPLRQLLSLPPGWQGELEIP; encoded by the coding sequence ATGGCAAAAAGCGCAGCGGCAGAGTTCAGACAGGGCGGTATGACCGGGTATTTCCGACTGGCGCACGGCGCCACCGCGCAGGCCCTGGCCGAAGCAAGGCCAGACCTGGACCGCGTGGCCCTGGCCCAGGCCCTGCACGACTACCACCGCGACCTGGGCACCCTGGACGGCCACACAGAGGCCGCTCTGGCGCAGCTGGCCCACCCGGCCTCGCGCGTGGTGGTCACGGGGCAACAGGCGGGCGCCCTGACCGGCCCCGCCTACGCCGTGCACAAGGGCGCCGACGCCGCGCTGCTGGCCCGGCAGCTGCACACCGACCAGAGGCCCGTGGTGGCCGTGTACTGGGTGGCCAGCCAGGACCACGACGCCGCCGAGGTCGCCAGCACCACCCTGCTGGACCGCGCCGAGACCCTGCACCGCCTGACCCTGGACGTGCCGGCCGGGGTGCCGGTGGGCCGCGTGCCCTGGCGCCCCGAATGGACCGCGCAGGTCCACGCCCTGCTGGACGCGTTCGATGGCCCCGCCGAGCATGTGGCGGCCGTGCGGCGGCGCATTGACGCGGCGCTGGCGGGCGGCGGCAGCTACGCCGATGTGTTCGCGCGCCTGCTGCACGGGCTGCTGGCCCCAGCGGGGCTGCTGGTGCTGGACCCCCTGTACCCGGCCCTGGCCCGCCTGATGGCCCCGGCGCTGGCGCGCGAGCTGCGTGATCCCCTGGCCTCTTCGGCGGCCATTGAGGCGGCGGCGGCGCAGCTGGAACGCGACGGGTTCACCCCGCAGCTGCGCCGCCCGCCCGGGGCCACCAACCTGTTTGTGGAAGAAGACGACGGCCAGCGCCACCTGCTGCGTGTGGACGGCCCGCGCCTGTTCACAGAGACCCGCAGCTACACCCGTGAGGACCTGCTGGCCTTGCTGGACGCCGACCCCAGCCGCCTGACCCCGGCGGCGGGCCTGCGCCCGGTGGTGCAGGACACCCTGCTGCCCACCCTGGCGTTTGTGGTGGGCCCCGGGGAAATTGCCTACGGCGCCCAGCTGCAGGGGGTATACCCCCTGCACGGCCTGCAGCAACCCCTGCTGTGGCCGCGCCTGAGCGTGACGTGGCTGGAACCCCCGGTGGCGCGGCTGCTGCGCCGCCTGGAAGCGGGGGCCGCGCAGGTCCAGGCCGACCCCGAAGGCGTGCTGGGCCGCGCCCTGGCCCGCGAGCGGGGCGCCGCCGCCGCTGCCCAGGGCCGCCTGGAGGCCCTGAACACCGAACTGCAGGCCCTGAGCACCGAACTGGGCGCCCTGGACCCCACGCTGGCAGGCGCCGCCGAACGCACCCGCACGCGCACCCTGGCGCGGGTGACCCACCTGCAACGCCTCGCCACCCGCGCCCTGGCCCGCGCCGAGGACGAGCGCAGCGGCCAGCTGACCCGCCTGAAGCGCCACCTGCTGCCCGGCGGCGTCCCCCAGGAACGCGAACTGAACTTTCTGACCTTCCTACTGAAGCACGGCGAAACGCCCCTGCGCCAGCTGCTGAGCCTGCCCCCCGGCTGGCAGGGTGAACTGGAAATTCCTTAA
- a CDS encoding ROK family protein yields MALPQLAAPPLLALDLGGTQLRAALVTGGQVHERRQVPTPRPATPEAVLAAALELAAPLAPQVRAVGVACAGAVVAGRVTPTAPATYPGWTDVPLAEQLERALGRPCTVLNDARAAAWGEWVLGAGQGTGEFMFVTVSTGVGAGLVLGGRLHLAGNGLDAELGVVSVPAAWGPGVPTLLGPLGPLEAESSGAALDAQARHLGLADARALCAAAEAGDPAAAARYRRSAALLAWKCADAAALLGVTRVALGGSVGLRPGYLAEVRGALGAFPARYQPEVVHAALGADAGLIGAAHWAAGGVSGQG; encoded by the coding sequence GTGGCTCTTCCCCAACTGGCGGCCCCTCCCCTGCTGGCCCTGGACCTGGGCGGCACCCAGCTGCGCGCGGCGCTGGTGACGGGCGGGCAGGTGCACGAGCGGCGGCAGGTGCCCACCCCCCGCCCGGCCACGCCCGAAGCGGTACTGGCCGCCGCGCTGGAGCTGGCCGCGCCGCTGGCCCCACAGGTCCGGGCGGTGGGGGTGGCCTGTGCGGGGGCCGTGGTGGCCGGGCGGGTCACCCCCACCGCCCCGGCCACCTACCCCGGCTGGACCGACGTGCCGCTGGCCGAGCAGTTGGAGCGCGCCCTGGGCCGCCCCTGCACGGTGCTGAACGACGCGCGCGCCGCCGCCTGGGGCGAGTGGGTACTGGGGGCCGGGCAGGGTACAGGCGAATTCATGTTCGTGACGGTCAGCACCGGGGTGGGCGCGGGGCTGGTGCTGGGGGGCCGCCTGCATCTGGCGGGCAATGGCCTGGACGCCGAACTGGGCGTGGTGAGTGTGCCGGCCGCCTGGGGCCCGGGGGTGCCCACGCTGCTGGGGCCGCTGGGCCCCCTGGAAGCCGAAAGCAGCGGTGCAGCCCTGGACGCGCAGGCCCGGCACCTGGGACTGGCCGATGCCCGCGCCCTGTGCGCCGCCGCCGAGGCGGGCGACCCGGCGGCGGCGGCCCGCTACCGCCGCTCGGCCGCGTTGCTGGCCTGGAAATGCGCCGACGCAGCGGCGCTGCTGGGCGTGACCCGGGTGGCCCTGGGCGGCAGCGTGGGCCTGCGCCCCGGCTATCTGGCCGAGGTGCGCGGGGCCCTGGGTGCGTTCCCGGCGCGCTACCAGCCAGAGGTGGTCCACGCCGCCCTGGGCGCCGACGCCGGCCTGATCGGGGCGGCCCACTGGGCGGCGGGTGGGGTCTCAGGGCAGGGGTGA
- a CDS encoding aminoglycoside phosphotransferase/kinase family protein: protein MAASRGRRYVVEPGTVTELNAGDSSRASHVWRVETAQGPEIWRRAWWTEPEVSAFMLGLGQLFGTDPRDLHATAQAYRFWQRLNVWAVPEVYGLTEFQGGPALRVAFIPGEAGDLEGADAHSLGRQVAAVHVQAQTHHFGDVTGRVCWPLAEFYPRALETVQAVAPRFRFQDWAAQSAGVARLFQAAPAPSVAAPMLLDWNGSQFVWRGGQPFALVDVEASVLAPPELDLCLWEVLLLPAQAQAFRTGYSEVRPFPDLPPHRAACRTLLLTLEVEGAPPLAEWLTRPAVFDAFPEEAGSTENSP, encoded by the coding sequence GTGGCCGCCTCCCGGGGGCGGCGATACGTGGTAGAGCCCGGCACCGTCACCGAACTGAACGCCGGGGATTCCAGCCGGGCCTCGCATGTGTGGCGCGTGGAGACCGCACAAGGCCCGGAAATCTGGCGCCGCGCGTGGTGGACCGAGCCAGAGGTCAGTGCCTTCATGCTGGGCCTGGGGCAGCTCTTCGGCACCGATCCCCGGGACCTGCACGCCACTGCCCAGGCTTACCGCTTCTGGCAGCGGCTGAACGTCTGGGCGGTGCCGGAGGTTTACGGCCTGACCGAGTTTCAGGGTGGCCCCGCGCTGCGGGTGGCGTTCATCCCAGGTGAGGCGGGCGATCTGGAAGGCGCCGATGCCCATAGCCTGGGGCGGCAGGTGGCGGCGGTGCATGTACAGGCGCAGACCCACCACTTCGGGGACGTGACGGGCCGGGTCTGCTGGCCTCTGGCCGAGTTCTATCCCCGCGCGCTGGAGACCGTGCAGGCGGTGGCCCCGCGCTTCCGTTTTCAGGACTGGGCGGCGCAGTCGGCCGGGGTGGCGCGGCTGTTTCAGGCCGCCCCAGCACCCAGCGTGGCGGCGCCCATGCTGCTGGACTGGAACGGCAGCCAGTTCGTGTGGCGCGGCGGGCAGCCCTTCGCCCTGGTGGATGTAGAAGCGTCGGTCCTGGCGCCGCCTGAACTGGACCTGTGCCTGTGGGAGGTGCTGCTCCTGCCCGCGCAGGCCCAGGCCTTCAGAACGGGTTACAGCGAGGTTCGCCCTTTTCCTGACCTGCCGCCGCACCGCGCGGCCTGCCGCACCCTGCTGCTGACCCTGGAAGTGGAGGGCGCCCCGCCACTGGCCGAGTGGCTGACCCGGCCAGCTGTGTTTGACGCCTTCCCGGAAGAGGCCGGGTCCACGGAGAATTCGCCATGA
- a CDS encoding PhoX family protein, producing MTTERKAEASLWHRLLETRLTRRTALGSAAMTAAATALPLTISQAEAVSNNGGPSTVDPQKVKPLTMPPFRAIPVTGADAVTLPAGYRAQVLAPWGETFTEGGREIGFNHDYVGFFPIDMLTGGTSSTEALLTINHEYVNPMFVGGDTKNRTPAQIRAEMEAVGVSVVRVKKEGREWRIVPDARNRRIDALSTMELTGPVRGSSVVKGATMVKGTVGNCSGGQTPWGTLLTCEENVDGYAKAWEGSGYDPMHQGWVTEIDPFTPEWTPKKRTAMGRFRHENVAVTVAKDGRVVGYMGDDMQDSCVYKFVSRGKYDPANRAANLNLLAEGDLYVANFGNGSWVLLDYDKNKKLQDAKGSDGKPLFASQADVLADARASALAVGGTPVDRPEDIEIHPRTGEVYVALTNNSKHGNFFGQIVKFREAGDDWTATKFLWEIFAVGGPQSGFASPDNLVFDPYGNLWMVTDNSDLSTNPIKAFHGNNAMFFMPTEGPNAGKAYRFAVGPVDAEMTGPVWSPDGKTLFLAIQHPGEDSESLDKLRSNFAAKPGTNVPRPTLVAIEGFPGWKA from the coding sequence ATGACCACAGAACGAAAGGCAGAGGCCAGCCTCTGGCACCGACTGCTTGAAACGCGCCTGACCCGCCGCACCGCGCTGGGCAGCGCCGCCATGACGGCCGCCGCGACCGCGCTGCCCCTCACCATCAGCCAGGCCGAGGCCGTCAGCAACAACGGCGGCCCCAGCACAGTGGACCCGCAGAAGGTCAAGCCCCTGACCATGCCGCCCTTCCGCGCCATCCCCGTGACGGGCGCCGACGCGGTGACGCTGCCGGCCGGCTACCGCGCGCAGGTACTGGCACCCTGGGGCGAGACCTTTACCGAGGGTGGCCGCGAGATCGGCTTTAACCACGACTACGTGGGCTTCTTTCCTATCGACATGCTCACGGGCGGCACCAGCAGCACCGAGGCGCTGCTGACGATCAACCACGAGTACGTGAACCCCATGTTCGTGGGCGGCGACACCAAGAACCGCACCCCCGCGCAGATCAGGGCCGAGATGGAAGCGGTGGGCGTGAGCGTGGTGCGCGTGAAAAAAGAAGGCCGCGAGTGGCGCATTGTCCCCGACGCCCGCAACCGCCGCATTGACGCCCTGAGCACCATGGAACTGACCGGCCCGGTGCGCGGCAGCAGCGTGGTGAAGGGCGCCACGATGGTGAAGGGCACCGTAGGCAACTGCTCGGGCGGGCAGACCCCCTGGGGCACGCTGCTCACCTGCGAGGAAAACGTGGACGGCTACGCCAAGGCCTGGGAAGGCAGCGGCTACGACCCCATGCACCAGGGCTGGGTGACCGAGATTGACCCCTTTACCCCCGAGTGGACCCCGAAAAAGCGCACCGCCATGGGCCGCTTCCGCCATGAGAACGTGGCCGTGACCGTGGCCAAGGACGGGCGCGTGGTGGGCTACATGGGCGACGACATGCAGGATTCGTGCGTGTACAAGTTCGTCTCGCGCGGCAAGTACGACCCCGCCAACCGCGCCGCGAACCTGAACCTGCTGGCCGAGGGCGACCTGTACGTGGCGAACTTTGGCAATGGCAGCTGGGTGCTGCTGGACTACGACAAGAACAAGAAACTGCAAGACGCCAAGGGCAGCGACGGCAAGCCGCTGTTCGCCAGCCAGGCCGACGTGCTGGCCGACGCCCGCGCCAGCGCCCTGGCGGTCGGCGGTACCCCGGTGGACCGCCCCGAGGACATCGAGATTCACCCCCGCACCGGCGAGGTGTACGTGGCGCTGACCAACAACAGCAAGCACGGCAACTTCTTCGGGCAGATCGTCAAGTTCCGCGAAGCCGGCGACGACTGGACCGCCACGAAGTTCCTGTGGGAAATCTTCGCGGTGGGCGGGCCCCAGAGCGGCTTTGCCAGCCCGGACAACCTCGTGTTCGACCCCTACGGCAACCTGTGGATGGTCACCGACAACTCGGACCTGAGCACCAACCCCATCAAGGCCTTCCACGGCAACAACGCCATGTTCTTCATGCCCACCGAGGGCCCCAACGCTGGCAAGGCGTACCGCTTCGCCGTGGGCCCGGTGGACGCCGAAATGACCGGCCCCGTGTGGTCCCCCGACGGCAAGACGCTGTTCCTGGCCATTCAGCACCCCGGTGAGGACAGCGAGAGCCTGGACAAGCTGCGCTCGAACTTTGCCGCCAAGCCCGGCACGAACGTTCCCCGCCCCACGCTGGTGGCGATTGAAGGCTTCCCCGGGTGGAAGGCATGA
- a CDS encoding WecB/TagA/CpsF family glycosyltransferase, with protein MTTPQAPGRLSLFDLPLDIVSLEATLDRLEGWLDAPRAPHTVVTLNPEFIVQSRTQPDFVNAIQVADLVTADGVGIVWAARQLAGVEVPRAPGFDIVQGLMKRRGERLRVFFLGAKPGVAEVAAQNAAREYGIVVAGIHHGYFDLPEDQRVAELVRDSRADLLLTAMGAGRQETFNQYWRQVMNTPVMIGCGGVIDVLAGTADLAPAWTRRLGVEWIWRVGLDRKRWNRAPRLAQFVRLVRAEKKRQGKKG; from the coding sequence ATGACCACCCCGCAAGCCCCCGGGCGCCTGAGCCTGTTTGATCTGCCGCTGGACATCGTTTCCCTGGAGGCCACCCTGGACCGCCTGGAAGGCTGGCTGGACGCGCCGCGCGCCCCGCACACCGTGGTGACCCTGAACCCGGAGTTCATTGTTCAGTCGCGCACCCAGCCCGATTTCGTGAACGCCATCCAGGTGGCTGATCTGGTGACTGCCGACGGCGTGGGCATCGTCTGGGCTGCGCGGCAGCTGGCGGGTGTGGAGGTGCCGCGCGCCCCGGGCTTCGATATCGTGCAGGGCCTGATGAAGCGCCGGGGCGAGCGGCTGCGGGTGTTCTTCCTGGGGGCCAAGCCCGGCGTGGCCGAGGTGGCAGCCCAGAACGCCGCGCGCGAGTACGGCATTGTGGTGGCGGGCATTCACCACGGGTACTTTGACCTGCCCGAAGACCAGCGCGTGGCCGAACTGGTGCGCGACAGCCGCGCCGACCTGCTGCTGACCGCAATGGGTGCCGGGCGCCAGGAGACCTTTAACCAGTACTGGCGGCAGGTCATGAACACCCCAGTCATGATCGGCTGCGGCGGCGTGATTGACGTGCTGGCCGGCACCGCCGATCTGGCCCCGGCCTGGACCCGTCGCCTGGGCGTGGAATGGATCTGGCGCGTGGGCTTGGACCGCAAACGCTGGAACCGCGCTCCGCGCCTGGCCCAGTTTGTGCGGCTCGTGCGGGCCGAGAAGAAGCGGCAGGGCAAGAAGGGGTAG
- a CDS encoding stage V sporulation protein S — METLRVSGTSRPNAIAGAIAALLRTQGEVEIQSIGPTAVNQAVKALAIARGYLTGDQLDLYTQPEFVKLDVQAEERTAVRFLVKAIPAPKSPS; from the coding sequence TTGGAAACCCTGCGCGTCTCCGGCACGTCACGCCCCAACGCCATCGCCGGTGCTATCGCTGCGCTGCTGCGCACCCAGGGCGAGGTGGAAATCCAGTCCATCGGCCCGACCGCCGTCAACCAGGCGGTCAAGGCCCTGGCGATTGCCCGTGGTTACCTGACGGGTGACCAGCTTGATCTGTACACCCAGCCCGAATTCGTGAAGCTGGACGTTCAGGCCGAAGAACGAACGGCGGTCCGGTTTCTGGTCAAGGCCATTCCGGCGCCCAAGTCCCCGTCCTGA
- a CDS encoding L-glutamate gamma-semialdehyde dehydrogenase, protein MTTMMEGFLPFEHEPYFNFRDGAVAQAQQEAFRQVREQYVGRTFPLIVGGQEAQGSGTFEVRNPADTREVVWRFQNATSEQLQQAVEAAQAAFEEWRFSDPFQRASIFKRAAELLRARRMELNAVMTLENGKNWPEADGEVAESVDHFEVFAREALRWAQGKPVYPMPDEHVTTVYEPLGVVACISPWNFPSAIPLGMALGAIAAGNTVIWKPARETPLSSYLMVELLFEAGLPRGVIQFLTGTDDVLGDPLVDHPGVRMIAFTGSKEIGCRIYERAARVQPGQRWLKRVIAEMGGKDPTVVCADGDLDAAAAGIVQAAFGYAGQKCSACSRVIAEESVYDALLEKVTALARQLKVGLPEDNADLGPVIHPGSAERIMGFVERGQQSARLVLGGYVPDMGERQGGYVSPTIFADVPPSDPLFQEEIFGPVLAFTRARDWQHAIELANDSEYGLTAAFYSRDPRKIEEARKRLHVGNLYINRKCTGALSGTHAFGGYGMSGTNAKVGGPDYLFWFLQTKTVAQRY, encoded by the coding sequence ATGACGACCATGATGGAGGGATTCCTTCCCTTCGAGCACGAACCGTATTTCAACTTCCGCGACGGGGCTGTCGCGCAGGCGCAGCAAGAAGCGTTCCGGCAGGTCCGCGAGCAGTACGTGGGGCGCACCTTTCCGCTGATCGTGGGGGGGCAGGAAGCCCAGGGCAGCGGCACCTTCGAGGTGCGCAACCCCGCCGACACCCGCGAGGTGGTCTGGCGCTTTCAGAACGCCACCTCAGAGCAGCTGCAGCAGGCTGTGGAGGCCGCCCAGGCCGCCTTTGAAGAGTGGCGCTTTTCGGACCCCTTTCAGCGCGCCAGCATCTTCAAGCGCGCCGCCGAACTGCTGCGCGCCCGCCGCATGGAACTGAACGCCGTGATGACGCTGGAAAATGGCAAGAACTGGCCGGAAGCCGACGGCGAGGTGGCCGAGTCCGTGGACCACTTTGAGGTCTTTGCGCGCGAAGCCCTGCGCTGGGCCCAGGGCAAGCCGGTCTACCCCATGCCCGACGAGCATGTGACCACCGTGTACGAGCCGCTGGGTGTGGTGGCCTGCATCAGCCCCTGGAACTTCCCCAGCGCGATTCCGCTGGGCATGGCTCTGGGCGCCATTGCTGCCGGCAACACCGTGATCTGGAAGCCCGCCCGCGAAACGCCGCTGTCCTCGTACCTGATGGTGGAACTGCTGTTCGAGGCGGGGCTCCCCCGGGGCGTCATTCAGTTCCTGACCGGTACCGACGACGTGCTGGGCGATCCCCTGGTGGACCACCCTGGCGTGCGCATGATCGCCTTTACCGGCAGCAAGGAAATCGGCTGCCGCATCTACGAGCGCGCCGCCCGGGTGCAGCCCGGCCAGCGCTGGCTCAAGCGGGTGATTGCCGAGATGGGCGGCAAGGACCCCACCGTGGTCTGCGCCGACGGAGACCTGGACGCGGCGGCGGCGGGCATCGTGCAGGCGGCCTTTGGGTACGCGGGCCAGAAGTGCTCGGCGTGCTCGCGCGTGATTGCCGAGGAGAGCGTGTACGACGCCCTGCTGGAGAAGGTCACGGCACTGGCCCGGCAGCTGAAGGTGGGCCTGCCCGAAGACAACGCCGACCTGGGCCCGGTGATTCACCCCGGCAGCGCCGAGCGCATCATGGGCTTTGTGGAGAGGGGCCAGCAGAGCGCCCGGCTGGTGCTGGGCGGCTACGTGCCCGACATGGGCGAGCGCCAGGGCGGCTACGTGTCCCCCACCATCTTTGCCGACGTGCCCCCCAGCGACCCCCTGTTTCAGGAGGAAATCTTCGGGCCGGTGCTGGCTTTTACCCGGGCGCGCGACTGGCAGCATGCCATTGAGCTGGCTAACGACAGCGAATACGGCCTGACCGCCGCCTTTTACAGCCGCGATCCCCGCAAGATCGAGGAAGCCAGAAAGCGCCTCCATGTGGGCAACCTGTACATCAACCGCAAGTGCACCGGGGCGCTGTCGGGCACCCACGCCTTTGGCGGCTACGGCATGAGCGGCACCAACGCCAAGGTGGGCGGCCCGGATTATCTGTTCTGGTTCCTGCAGACGAAGACGGTGGCGCAGCGGTACTGA